A stretch of the Pseudomonas helvetica genome encodes the following:
- a CDS encoding AAA family ATPase: protein MPTLGEHEKNTNALRQRGRDPVLIESVVVSGFRCFGPAPINVTISPKITTIVGPNAAGKTALLHALAKLFGVTRSQRTVRRSDFHLGPEDDPNDLKSKHLYIEVLIALPELVNGTATPETIAPSFRYMLIDRPNKAPVCRLRLDAQWEDDGTIEGEVSQTLQWVESLDEELQEDKCHPVSVADRGLIHLYYTPASRDAAAQTKATAGALAARLLRAIEWSSDTEEAVAEATDNLASAFEGESAITAITNALQTRWSALHDEVVDTNPRLSLVSRRFEEVVNKIAVMFEQGPDGQERGIEALSDGQQSLFYFALAAAVFDLEREVVTGSIEGFRNDALRIPALTIFALEEPENHLSPYFLARIIRQVQSLTADGSAQAIVTSHSPAVLSRVNPKEVRYCRCDHRTRVSSIKRIKFPVNDAEASKFVRGAILAYPELYFARFVLLVEGDSERVVLPQLAEAMDLLIDPAFVAIVPLGGRHVQHFWRLLKHLGIPHATLLDLDLGREGGGFGRVKTALEKLLEFGAPKAELLKVSDGVLSDAQLAKMHTWADSAGYDNLLSWVNFLKTYGVYFSSPLDLDLAMLEAFPDAYTAITPQGGGPRMSADKAAEVVLGSAGPGIDAYTGPFEKYPSQFPNYRYHFLTHSKPATHLAALTQISKPQLVKQMPKVLSSVLKHISASLRRD, encoded by the coding sequence ATGCCTACGCTAGGTGAGCACGAGAAGAACACAAATGCACTGCGGCAAAGAGGAAGGGATCCTGTGCTTATAGAATCTGTCGTTGTATCTGGTTTTCGCTGTTTCGGTCCTGCCCCAATTAACGTTACGATCTCTCCAAAGATCACGACAATCGTCGGTCCTAATGCTGCCGGAAAAACTGCTCTTTTGCACGCTTTGGCAAAGCTGTTCGGTGTTACCCGGTCTCAGCGTACTGTCCGTCGTTCGGATTTCCACCTGGGGCCGGAGGATGACCCGAATGATCTCAAATCAAAACACCTCTACATCGAAGTGCTAATCGCCCTACCCGAACTGGTTAATGGGACGGCCACGCCAGAAACAATTGCACCTTCATTTCGTTACATGCTAATCGATCGTCCAAATAAAGCTCCTGTCTGCCGCCTTCGACTTGATGCGCAATGGGAAGACGATGGCACAATCGAGGGCGAGGTATCGCAGACATTGCAATGGGTCGAATCCCTTGACGAAGAACTCCAAGAAGACAAGTGCCACCCGGTGTCCGTGGCTGATAGGGGGTTGATCCATCTCTATTACACGCCAGCAAGCCGAGATGCTGCAGCCCAGACCAAGGCAACAGCTGGGGCATTGGCGGCTCGTTTGTTACGTGCAATAGAATGGTCGTCCGACACCGAAGAGGCAGTTGCGGAAGCAACAGACAATCTGGCCTCTGCCTTTGAGGGCGAATCGGCAATAACTGCAATCACAAATGCCCTGCAGACGCGATGGTCGGCACTCCATGATGAAGTTGTGGATACTAATCCGCGACTCAGCTTGGTTAGTCGCAGGTTTGAGGAGGTCGTCAACAAGATCGCGGTGATGTTCGAGCAGGGGCCTGACGGTCAGGAGCGTGGTATTGAGGCTCTCAGCGATGGTCAACAGTCCCTGTTTTACTTCGCTCTGGCTGCAGCAGTCTTCGATTTGGAACGTGAAGTTGTAACGGGGTCGATTGAGGGCTTTCGGAACGACGCGCTGCGCATACCGGCGCTCACGATTTTCGCTCTGGAGGAGCCAGAGAACCACCTTTCGCCCTACTTCCTCGCTCGCATCATCCGCCAGGTTCAGTCGCTCACTGCCGATGGCAGTGCTCAGGCGATTGTCACCAGTCACTCACCGGCCGTACTTAGTCGCGTCAATCCCAAGGAGGTTCGATACTGCAGATGCGACCATAGAACGCGTGTGTCTTCGATCAAGCGCATCAAGTTTCCGGTCAATGACGCAGAAGCAAGCAAGTTTGTGCGAGGGGCGATCTTGGCCTATCCAGAACTTTATTTTGCTCGGTTTGTTTTACTCGTCGAGGGCGATTCGGAAAGAGTTGTTTTACCGCAGCTTGCGGAGGCGATGGACTTGCTGATTGACCCAGCCTTCGTCGCTATTGTGCCCTTGGGTGGGCGCCATGTTCAGCATTTTTGGCGCCTGCTCAAACACCTAGGTATTCCTCACGCTACGCTGTTGGATCTTGATCTAGGCCGCGAAGGGGGTGGGTTTGGTAGAGTCAAAACGGCGCTAGAAAAGTTACTCGAGTTCGGCGCACCTAAGGCCGAACTGCTAAAAGTTTCAGACGGCGTTTTAAGCGATGCGCAGCTAGCAAAGATGCACACTTGGGCAGATTCGGCCGGTTACGACAATCTCTTATCATGGGTCAACTTTTTAAAAACTTATGGTGTGTATTTCTCGTCACCGCTAGATCTAGATTTGGCGATGCTAGAGGCATTTCCTGACGCCTACACTGCAATCACTCCCCAAGGTGGGGGCCCTCGCATGAGCGCTGACAAAGCCGCCGAAGTTGTATTGGGAAGCGCCGGCCCTGGAATAGATGCCTACACTGGGCCCTTTGAGAAATATCCTTCTCAATTCCCGAATTACCGGTACCACTTTCTCACTCACAGCAAGCCTGCAACCCATCTCGCAGCGCTGACCCAAATCAGTAAGCCGCAGCTGGTGAAGCAGATGCCGAAGGTGCTCTCTTCAGTACTCAAGCATATTTCGGCGTCTTTAAGGCGGGATTGA
- a CDS encoding ATP-dependent helicase: MTLSSRRIRSEDWKPVGVESLETYALEVVRSDDNRSVIAGPGAGKTELLAQRAAYLLQTGAAPPPRRILAISFKRDAASNLAARVRKRCHADHAGRLDSMTFDAFAKGLVDRFGQSLPERWRPRPDYEIPSYNDRDYKDFLFQEVGLPPATIGTRADLRAIGPKNFERNYLLGQPLPAEGWLRPTVGQWAADLFWQASLHGGPKSALSFPMISRLAELLLRVNPMARDALRLTYSHLFMDEFQDTTQVQYDLVNTIFRGTDTVITAVGDNKQQIMRWALAMDHPFSEFDADFAATRTSLYNNYRSSPDLVRIQHVLAQALDGGAVAPVSQTIGKISGECCSILDFSSPHAEARDLAVSVASDIATGKLTPRDFVLLVRQKAGEYAEVLEPAFVAQGLSLRNEAGFVGSITLQDLVAEDVSTLLVSLLRLAMTPRAGRYWSECQKWLASLRGITFDDQIGHSKLTRELDAYAIWLGANRSSPPTTLHAARSLIVEILDFVGIERLKSQNSAYGQGEWLDTVIESAATHLYTSSNQCADWASALDTYEGVNAIPLMTIHKSKGLEYDTVIFVGLDDGAWWSFSNDEIEATAGFFVAFTRAKQRVVFTYCAMRGGRTKIATLYHLLTNAGVQITQAS; the protein is encoded by the coding sequence ATGACCCTATCGTCGCGCAGAATTCGCTCAGAAGATTGGAAGCCAGTCGGGGTAGAATCGCTCGAAACATATGCCTTAGAGGTGGTTCGTTCAGACGACAATCGATCAGTCATCGCAGGCCCCGGCGCAGGCAAGACGGAGTTGCTGGCGCAGCGTGCAGCTTACTTATTACAAACCGGTGCGGCGCCACCGCCTAGACGCATCCTCGCGATAAGCTTCAAACGCGACGCGGCTTCCAACCTTGCAGCACGCGTGCGAAAACGCTGTCACGCCGACCATGCAGGACGCCTGGACTCCATGACGTTTGACGCGTTTGCAAAAGGCTTGGTTGATCGTTTTGGCCAGTCACTGCCCGAACGTTGGCGTCCCAGACCCGATTACGAAATCCCTAGCTATAACGATCGTGACTACAAGGATTTCCTCTTTCAAGAGGTTGGCCTACCCCCGGCAACGATTGGTACAAGAGCCGACCTACGTGCAATTGGGCCAAAAAACTTCGAACGAAATTATCTTCTCGGTCAGCCCCTACCAGCTGAGGGATGGTTGCGACCGACTGTCGGTCAATGGGCTGCTGATTTGTTCTGGCAGGCATCCTTGCACGGCGGCCCGAAAAGCGCTTTATCCTTTCCCATGATAAGCAGACTCGCCGAACTCTTGTTACGAGTAAATCCTATGGCGCGGGACGCGCTTCGGCTGACTTATTCACACCTTTTCATGGACGAGTTCCAAGACACGACACAGGTTCAATACGATCTTGTGAATACTATTTTTCGAGGGACTGATACGGTGATAACTGCTGTCGGCGACAACAAACAGCAAATCATGCGCTGGGCTTTGGCCATGGACCACCCTTTCTCCGAGTTCGATGCCGACTTTGCAGCTACGCGAACATCTCTCTACAACAACTACCGCTCTTCACCCGACCTGGTGCGAATCCAACACGTTCTGGCCCAAGCCTTGGATGGCGGAGCAGTTGCACCTGTTTCCCAAACGATAGGTAAGATAAGCGGTGAATGTTGCTCCATTCTTGACTTCTCCAGCCCACACGCGGAGGCCCGCGATCTTGCTGTATCCGTGGCATCAGATATAGCAACGGGAAAACTCACACCGCGCGACTTCGTTCTTTTGGTTCGCCAGAAAGCGGGCGAATACGCCGAAGTGCTGGAGCCAGCTTTTGTTGCCCAAGGTTTGAGCTTGCGAAATGAAGCCGGATTTGTTGGGTCAATCACATTGCAGGATCTGGTTGCCGAAGATGTGTCGACGCTTCTTGTCTCGCTACTGCGGCTGGCTATGACGCCGCGAGCAGGACGCTACTGGTCTGAGTGCCAAAAATGGTTGGCGTCGCTGCGGGGCATCACGTTCGACGACCAAATCGGTCACTCCAAACTCACACGCGAGTTGGACGCCTACGCGATTTGGCTTGGTGCGAACCGCTCAAGTCCACCAACCACGTTACACGCTGCACGGTCACTTATTGTGGAGATACTGGATTTTGTCGGAATCGAGCGCCTGAAAAGCCAGAACTCCGCATACGGGCAAGGTGAATGGCTCGATACGGTGATCGAATCAGCGGCAACACACCTTTACACTTCGTCAAATCAGTGTGCAGATTGGGCATCGGCACTTGATACCTATGAAGGCGTCAACGCGATTCCATTGATGACCATTCACAAAAGCAAAGGTCTGGAGTATGACACTGTCATCTTTGTTGGCTTGGACGACGGGGCTTGGTGGAGTTTTTCCAACGATGAGATTGAAGCCACCGCCGGCTTCTTTGTAGCTTTTACCCGAGCCAAGCAGCGCGTGGTTTTCACATACTGTGCCATGCGTGGTGGTCGCACGAAGATTGCTACGCTGTACCACCTGCTCACAAATGCAGGCGTTCAAATTACGCAAGCATCCTAA
- a CDS encoding OST-HTH/LOTUS domain-containing protein, which yields MDLSEYLNEVVRIVGSNLQPTSRWVTAAALGTLLRKAYPNVSWKEFGYKSLFELLNDPLLATSLKIIKTDKSALAVTLTDVQALSVTQHVETYNPLRKIIWEAFTLPSPPGRRFMNRMNGSVRIGLDTAPAPADDWVEIEKIGLYEQKRWAESFVDEWTGEPAVTDAVKAMVASPSWHPHQFGHEMNRISDGLMRQWNRYRTSRVSGFVKQWLSEQNLPIEWAFQTKSGLVVGSPELSMESTDIQHSPEETKKLILSALSLMPVEQLLDIPIPSRFIIAALSSTKAR from the coding sequence ATGGACTTGTCAGAATATCTCAATGAAGTCGTCCGCATTGTCGGAAGCAATCTGCAGCCCACAAGTCGTTGGGTTACAGCGGCTGCGCTTGGTACCCTCCTTCGTAAGGCCTATCCAAACGTTAGCTGGAAAGAATTTGGCTACAAAAGCCTCTTTGAGCTTTTGAATGACCCTCTACTCGCTACGTCGTTAAAAATCATCAAGACAGATAAAAGCGCACTCGCCGTCACGCTGACCGATGTGCAGGCGCTGAGCGTTACTCAGCACGTCGAAACCTATAACCCGCTACGTAAAATTATCTGGGAAGCCTTTACTCTCCCGAGCCCTCCTGGGCGCCGGTTTATGAATCGCATGAACGGATCGGTTCGAATCGGACTGGATACCGCACCGGCTCCTGCAGATGACTGGGTTGAAATCGAAAAAATCGGATTGTACGAACAAAAACGTTGGGCTGAATCCTTCGTCGATGAGTGGACAGGTGAGCCTGCCGTAACAGACGCCGTTAAAGCCATGGTTGCCTCGCCTAGTTGGCACCCTCATCAGTTTGGCCATGAGATGAATCGCATCAGCGACGGTCTGATGCGCCAATGGAACCGCTACAGAACCTCCCGTGTTTCCGGCTTTGTCAAACAGTGGTTGTCGGAACAAAATCTCCCTATTGAATGGGCGTTCCAAACAAAATCAGGCTTGGTTGTTGGCTCTCCCGAGTTGAGTATGGAAAGTACTGATATTCAGCACTCGCCTGAGGAAACCAAAAAGCTGATCCTTTCGGCGTTGAGTTTGATGCCTGTTGAGCAATTGCTCGATATCCCGATTCCCTCGCGCTTCATCATCGCCGCTCTTTCTTCGACTAAAGCACGTTAA